From the Triticum urartu cultivar G1812 chromosome 4, Tu2.1, whole genome shotgun sequence genome, the window ATGACCAAGGGCCTAATTGGTTCACAGGACCTAAAAACTCATAAATAGGGAAATCACTGGGTTGCAATGTCATGCCCTCTCTTGATACAATATGTTCGACAGGATGTTTGAGTGCATCATAGAAAACCATAGGAGTTTTTCAAGGCCGCATATTACAATCATATGGAATAATTTGAAGCAGAGAGGCCCCAAAAGGGGAAATCATGCTGTGTGGGAAAAGAGAATACCATTCACCGTAATGAAAAATATAGCATGCCAGAATCACTATTCTAGAGCACATATCCGTACCAAACCATTTATAGTGTTTCCAACTCTTCTAAGCATGTTAGAACACCATGAGGACAATCAAATTGAGTTATCTAAGCAATTTGACAATCAAATGGAGTTAACACAGGCCCCAGGGTTAGGGATTTAGTGACGGCAACAGTCTGCCAGCCGGCTTCCTCAATAGAAGGGACAGACCCAGTGCTAGAAGCAGAACAAGAACGTTGATACACAAGATAAGCACAAGCCCTTGAGAGCAGTATGCTTGGCAGAACAATTAATTAACCTCTAGAAGCAGAAGCAGCACGTTGATAGACAAGCTATTATGAAGAACCAACCTTGAGAGCGGTCTGCTTGCACAAGATATCATTGGACTTGAACATGACTGTGGCAATCCAGATCATGACGAAGAAACCTACACAATATAAACTCAATTGGAATGAGGAACTCGCCATCATCTTCTGACCAAGAGGCATCAAGTACCTAGACAAAAAAGTAAGAGCACAATAAGATACAATGTATGCCAGTGGACATGTTTAACAGCAAGAAAACTACCCTATGAATAGCATAGTTAAATGTGATTCCTCCTAGTAGTATGTGTTCTATTATTCATAGTGATGAGAGCCCGAGACTATGCCAATAATGTCCAGAAAGAAAAGGCCTCCAAAATGTAGCATTATTTCAGTAGCAAGATTTTCTTTTTGGAAATAGGTTTATCCGAGGAGCGTTGACCTACGTCACATACTGTAATGCAGGCACTTCATTTGTTTTTAAGAAACTTGAGATTACTGCTGGTGCTAAAAGAAGATCTgacaactactccctctgtctcaaAATATACAGAAACATCAGAAACTTGTGTACCTTCCAAATGGACCAAACACTTTGTTGATCGCTTGGAGAAAATATATGCTTTGAGGAAGAAGAATTGTTGTCGCGCTGCCTATGTAAGAAGGTTCCCGCATAAGTAATCAGGTTGATCATGAGCTTAACACTAAGCAGTTACAGAAAATAGTAGAGATGAAGCAAGCAACAATATTTACTTCCGGGATATTATCAGCGGATCCATGAGACGGTCAGGCTTTGAACCCTCTGCTGCCCACAAGTATCAGTATCAAAATGACCTTGCCCAGGTAGTGTACCAACCACATATTAGCACGAGCTCGTCCAAATACAAGACACGATGGGGACTGAAGAACAACGAGACTGCAAACAGAATTAGCATTGCAGGAACCGCGGAGCACAGGCAACGCAATCGACAGTACTGAGCCACAGACAGAGCAAGCGAGCAGGCACGGAAAAAACAGGGCGGAGGAGCGGGACTCACGCGCGCTCGAGCTCGTCGGGATCGGGATCTTCGGCTGCGGCCGCGGCGAGCCAGAGCAGCGCCATCGCGCAGATCCCAGGGGCCCACCGGCGCCCCATCCCCGCCTCCCGGCCGGCCTCAGATCTCCCATGGCGGGCGGGGCGTAGAGGAGCTCGGTGCTCGGCTCccatggcggcggcggatctcAAGGTCGGGGCGACCGGCGATGAGGCTTCCGTGGCGGGGCGGCGAGCTTGTGGGGAGGTGGCGGCGCGCGACGCGGCGCAGGCGGcagcgcgaggcggcggggctCCTGGGGTCCGGTGAGGTGGCAGCACGCACCGGCGGGCGGAGGCGAGGTGGCGCAGCAGCGCGGGGTCGAGGAAGGCGGGGTCGGGAGGCTCTCGGCTGTGGGGCGGGCGTCGTCGAATcccgccggagctcgccggaatcggCCGGCGTAGCTTCTcgcgggagggagagggagagacgAGCGGGAGGGAGAGAGGGGTGGGGCAGAGAGATAGGGGCGGAGAGGGAGGGGATAGAGACAGAGGAGGTGGGGCAACGGTTTTGTTTACCCGCAAAAAGTGGGGTTGGACCGTTGCAGTATATTGGCATCCGGTGgcacctctttgccgtccgctgacattctttgccatctgccagcagacggcaaagaaatgacagatggcaaagaccttctttgccatctgccagttctttgccgtctgttgTTTGCCATTAGCTACCAAACAACAGACGACAAAGAACTGGCAGACGGCAAAATCCCTAATTTCAGTAGTGCAGGACAAATTTTtgtattcagcggcttcgcactacgtGCCAACTCGATTGGCCACCTCGAGCAGATCGACACCTACCTCCTTGGTCACCCGATTAGTTTCGGGAACCTAAACTATGTTGCCGATATCcgaggagatttgatcttcgaagggttTGTGGCCCTGATTACCGCTCTGGCCTTGGATCTAGAGCAGGCTGTCAGGTCCGAAGATGGGAGTTTAGAGCTCGCCAGACTCTCTGTAGTTATGGAACTTGTTAGCAGAGATCCGAAGGGGACTGCGTCATCGGCTAACCCGAAAACGAACCAAACTCCCCTTGTCACTCATGCACCGGATAACCCCCAGGGACCTAAGTCTGAACTCTCGAGGTCCGTGTCAAGCGGGGGCAGCCAAGAGGCTCCAACTCTGGAAAGCCCCACGGACTCTCGTTTCTATGTCCAACCCTCGCCTTAAACGACGCTCTAAACTTAATGCGATCACTCGCCATTACGCAAGGATCACTTCCGAATTATGCCCAGCCCAGACTAGGGGCTCAGAACTAACCGACATGTTGGACTACACCTTCGAAGACATCAATGGtgtggacgacgatgccggagatgAACAAGGCCAAAACCCTCCGTTTACCAGACGATGGACAAccacctccacatacgacgtgtacatggtggacacacccaaagaggatggCGATGACGGCAAGGAGGATCCGGTTTAGGACAAGCCTGCCGAAGCCCCTCCGAAGCATCGATGTCAGCGACGCCGCTCAAAATCGCGTCGGGACAAAGATGGCAATACCGATACCGAAGACAATAATACTCCGGATAATGCCGAAGACCCCGAAGCCCCTGTAGAGCCAACATTCGAACAGGATGATTGGGAGGATGGGCAGGTAAACCCCGACGATCCTGTCGAGAAAGAGGGCTCGGAGTATAGTAACTACCTACCGATCTCCGAAGAAGATGTGAGGCTCGGTGACGAAGAGTTCATCATGCCGTAGGAACCCCATGAACAAGAGtgctttaagcgccggctaatcGCCACTTcaagaagcctaaaaaagaagcagcagcagcttcaagatGATCAGGACTTACTCAACGATGGATGCACTAACGTCTCGGCAGGCGAGCAATACAGCCTCGAACACCcaacaaagagctacccgaagcacAAGCTTCTAccaattcgacgatgaggccatAGAGCCCATACAGCCAACGTGTGGCGCTATTGACAGACTTGACGAACCACCAAGTGGCCGGGACATAGCGGCAACGCAAGTCGAACACCAGCATGCAccacctcgccgtaaaggcaGGGGAACAACGGCTCCGGGATATACCTACGACCTACGATGGGACCTAGAAAATAGAGCCGGTCAaaccagatcaatctatggatcaaggggaTGTGTCCCAGCATGAGAGGGCGGCCGTCAGGCCGGGCCCGACAAGCACAACCCCACTCATCCTGAAAGTCGCATACAGACTTCATCCAAACTACGTCGCGACATTGTCCGATATAGGGCcgtcgcacaccccctatgcttcaccgatgaggtaatggacCACCAGTTCCCGGAAGGATTAAAACTTGTGAACATCGACTCATACGACGGCATGACGGACCCTGTAGtgtggattgaagattttcttctccacatacacatggctcgCAGTGAcgacctacatgccatcaaatacctccccttcaaacttaagggaccagcACGACACTAGTTAAGTAGCCTTGAAGAATTGCGCGGCGTTGGTGGCACTCTTCGGAAGATCCACGAAgacgtctggagaactccacagtCGTTTAAGCAAGGCATATCTCTGATCGCCAAACTTAGTCTGTAAAGGAAAGGGCTGACTAGCCACTATCTGTCCGGCATGCCGGACCTCCTCGCGAGCCGCCCTAGATTCGAATCTCACCTCTTTGTTCTCCTCAAGGGCCTTGGTGAGCTCGTTTGCTTTGGCTTTATTATCCTCCTCTAGGGAATTGCACTTGCGGGAGACAACCTTGAGCTCTTGCTCTACTATAGATACCCGCTCCTCGACCTAGCGCCGGGTGGCCTGTTCGGCCTTCAAATCTGCAGGCGCTTTACCAGCGGCCGCATTGCTCACTCTCGCCTGCTCCTTGGCCCAGGCAAGTTCACCCCTGAGGGTCTCGACCTTAGCAGTGCCACCTGCAATTTCACTCATAACAATGTCTAAGTTTCAACTTCGCATTCGCTCATTCATATTAGTTCCTCGTCGAGCCGTCGAGCCGTTTGTTAATAAGGACAATGTCACC encodes:
- the LOC125551301 gene encoding uncharacterized protein LOC125551301 — its product is MGAEHRAPLRPARHGRSEAGREAGMGRRWAPGICAMALLWLAAAAAEDPDPDELERAATTILLPQSIYFLQAINKVFGPFGRYLMPLGQKMMASSSFQLSLYCVGFFVMIWIATVMFKSNDILCKQTALKILVRQAAMVVKCVLPRKIDI